The following are encoded together in the Streptomyces asoensis genome:
- the groL gene encoding chaperonin GroEL (60 kDa chaperone family; promotes refolding of misfolded polypeptides especially under stressful conditions; forms two stacked rings of heptamers to form a barrel-shaped 14mer; ends can be capped by GroES; misfolded proteins enter the barrel where they are refolded when GroES binds) — protein sequence MAKILKFDEDARRALERGVNKLADTVKVTIGPKGRNVVIDKKFGAPTITNDGVTIAREVELDDPYENLGAQLVKEVATKTNDIAGDGTTTATVLAQALVREGLKNVAAGASPAALKKGIDAAVKAVSDDLLATARPIDEKSDIAAVAALSAQDQQVGELIAEAMDKVGKDGVITVEESNTFGLELDFTEGMAFDKGYLSPYFVTDQERMEAVLEDPYILINQGKVSSIADLLPLLEKVIQTNSSRPLLIIAEDVEGEALSTLVVNKIRGTFNAVAVKAPGFGDRRKAMLQDLAVLTGATVISEEVGLKLDQVGVDVLGSARRVTVTKDDTTVVDGAGDSSEVQGRVGQIKAEIENTDSDWDREKLQERLAKLAGGVCVIKVGAATEVELKEKKHRLEDAISATRAAVEEGIVSGGGSALVHAAKVLEDGLGKTGDEATGVAVVRRAVVEPLRWIAENAGLEGYVITSKVAELDKGQGFNAATGEYGDLVKAGVIDPVKVTRSALENAASIASLLLTTETLVVEKKEEEEPAAAGHGHGHAH from the coding sequence ATGGCGAAGATCCTGAAGTTCGACGAGGACGCCCGTCGCGCCCTCGAGCGCGGCGTCAACAAGCTTGCCGACACGGTCAAGGTGACGATCGGCCCCAAGGGCCGCAACGTCGTCATCGACAAGAAGTTCGGCGCCCCCACCATCACCAACGACGGTGTCACGATCGCCCGTGAGGTCGAGCTCGACGACCCGTACGAGAACCTCGGCGCGCAGCTGGTGAAGGAGGTGGCGACCAAGACCAACGACATCGCGGGCGACGGTACGACCACCGCCACCGTGCTCGCCCAGGCGCTGGTCCGCGAGGGCCTGAAGAACGTCGCCGCGGGTGCCTCCCCGGCCGCCCTGAAGAAGGGCATCGACGCCGCCGTCAAGGCCGTCTCCGACGATCTGCTGGCCACCGCCCGCCCGATCGACGAGAAGTCCGACATCGCCGCCGTCGCCGCGCTGTCCGCCCAGGACCAGCAGGTCGGCGAGCTCATCGCCGAGGCGATGGACAAGGTCGGCAAGGACGGTGTCATCACCGTCGAGGAGTCCAACACCTTCGGTCTGGAGCTGGACTTCACCGAGGGCATGGCCTTCGACAAGGGTTACCTGTCGCCGTACTTCGTGACGGACCAGGAGCGCATGGAGGCCGTCCTCGAGGACCCCTACATCCTCATCAACCAGGGCAAGGTCTCCTCCATCGCCGACCTGCTGCCGCTGCTGGAGAAGGTCATCCAGACCAACTCCTCCCGCCCGCTGCTGATCATCGCCGAGGACGTCGAGGGCGAGGCCCTGTCGACCCTGGTCGTGAACAAGATCCGCGGCACGTTCAACGCGGTCGCCGTCAAGGCCCCCGGCTTCGGTGACCGCCGCAAGGCGATGCTCCAGGACCTGGCCGTCCTCACCGGCGCCACCGTCATCTCCGAGGAGGTCGGCCTCAAGCTCGACCAGGTCGGCGTCGACGTGCTCGGCTCCGCCCGCCGCGTCACCGTCACCAAGGACGACACCACGGTCGTCGACGGCGCCGGCGACTCCTCCGAGGTCCAGGGCCGCGTCGGCCAGATCAAGGCCGAGATCGAGAACACCGACTCCGACTGGGACCGCGAGAAGCTCCAGGAGCGCCTCGCGAAGCTGGCCGGCGGCGTGTGCGTGATCAAGGTCGGCGCCGCCACCGAGGTGGAGCTGAAGGAGAAGAAGCACCGTCTGGAGGACGCCATCTCCGCGACCCGCGCCGCGGTCGAGGAGGGCATCGTCTCCGGTGGTGGCTCCGCCCTGGTGCACGCCGCCAAGGTGCTGGAGGACGGCCTGGGCAAGACCGGCGACGAGGCCACCGGTGTCGCCGTGGTCCGCCGCGCCGTCGTCGAGCCGCTGCGCTGGATCGCCGAGAACGCGGGCCTCGAGGGCTACGTCATCACCTCCAAGGTCGCCGAGCTCGACAAGGGCCAGGGCTTCAACGCCGCGACCGGCGAGTACGGCGACCTGGTCAAGGCCGGCGTCATCGACCCGGTCAAGGTCACCCGCTCCGCCCTGGAGAACGCCGCCTCCATCGCCTCCCTCCTGCTGACGACCGAGACCCTGGTCGTCGAGAAGAAGGAAGAGGAAGAGCCGGCCGCCGCGGGCCACGGCCACGGCCACGCCCACTGA
- a CDS encoding ester cyclase — MTFVQLIDCRTSRFDEMDRLMDTWVEQTRGKRTATHAVVGKDRSDASHFVEIVEFPSYEEAMRNSNLPETDKIFQELVALCDELPTFTDLDVVRDDQLYAGTARRFFEAIGAPGELPPLDGLVAEEYHDHDPANEQDTVGMDAMRREIGMWRGGFDFAFSLDDQIEQGDRVCNRWTWSGTHKGDFMGIPATGKRVSMTGTTVFRCREDGKIAEAWWQYDRLGLMEQLGALDALEQ, encoded by the coding sequence ATGACGTTCGTACAGCTCATCGACTGCAGAACCAGCCGGTTCGACGAGATGGACCGGCTGATGGACACATGGGTCGAACAGACCAGGGGCAAGCGGACCGCGACGCACGCGGTGGTCGGCAAGGACCGCTCCGACGCGTCGCACTTCGTCGAGATCGTGGAGTTCCCGTCGTACGAGGAGGCGATGCGGAACTCGAACCTTCCCGAGACGGACAAGATCTTCCAGGAACTGGTGGCTCTCTGCGACGAGTTGCCGACCTTCACGGATCTCGACGTCGTACGGGACGACCAGTTGTACGCCGGGACGGCACGGCGGTTCTTCGAGGCGATCGGCGCGCCGGGTGAACTGCCGCCGCTGGACGGCCTGGTGGCCGAGGAGTACCACGACCACGACCCCGCCAACGAGCAGGACACCGTGGGGATGGACGCGATGCGCCGGGAGATCGGGATGTGGCGCGGCGGCTTCGACTTCGCCTTCTCGCTCGACGACCAGATCGAACAGGGCGACCGCGTGTGCAACCGGTGGACGTGGAGCGGCACCCACAAGGGCGACTTCATGGGGATCCCGGCCACCGGGAAACGGGTCTCCATGACCGGGACGACCGTCTTCAGGTGCAGGGAGGACGGGAAGATCGCCGAAGCCTGGTGGCAGTACGACCGGCTGGGGCTGATGGAACAGCTGGGGGCGCTGGACGCGCTGGAGCAGTAG
- a CDS encoding SDR family NAD(P)-dependent oxidoreductase has translation MTTALITGSTAGIGAAFARRLAADGHDLVLVARDTKRLREQATELHDRHGIEAEVLTADLATDEGIEAVAARLGNRKNPVDLLVNNAGFGNKGRYLDVSMADELKMLKVHCEAVLRLTSAATAAMRERGRGGVVNVASVAAFVPRGTYGASKAWVVQFTQGAAKDLAGSGVRLMALCPGFVRTEFHERAGMGTDNIPGWMWLDADKLVAAALHDLARGKSLSVPDPRYKALMGLVKVTPRSLLGGISSRTGRKYGPQ, from the coding sequence ATGACAACGGCTCTGATTACGGGTTCGACCGCGGGCATCGGCGCCGCGTTCGCGCGCAGACTGGCGGCGGACGGGCACGACCTCGTCCTCGTGGCACGGGACACCAAGCGGCTGCGTGAGCAGGCGACCGAGTTGCACGACCGGCACGGCATCGAGGCGGAGGTGCTCACCGCCGACCTCGCCACGGACGAGGGCATCGAGGCGGTGGCCGCCCGGCTCGGCAACCGCAAGAACCCCGTCGACCTGCTGGTCAACAACGCCGGCTTCGGCAACAAGGGCCGCTACCTCGACGTGTCCATGGCCGACGAGCTGAAGATGCTCAAGGTGCACTGCGAGGCCGTGCTGCGGCTGACGTCCGCGGCGACCGCGGCGATGCGCGAGCGCGGCCGCGGGGGCGTCGTCAACGTCGCCTCGGTGGCGGCCTTCGTGCCGCGCGGGACGTACGGGGCGTCCAAGGCGTGGGTCGTGCAGTTCACGCAGGGCGCGGCGAAGGACCTGGCGGGCAGCGGTGTGCGGCTCATGGCCCTGTGCCCGGGGTTCGTGCGCACGGAGTTCCACGAGCGGGCGGGGATGGGCACGGACAACATCCCCGGCTGGATGTGGCTGGACGCGGACAAGCTGGTGGCGGCGGCGCTGCACGACCTGGCGCGCGGGAAGTCGCTGTCGGTCCCCGACCCCCGTTACAAGGCCCTGATGGGACTGGTGAAGGTGACGCCCCGCTCGCTGCTGGGCGGTATCAGCTCGCGGACGGGCCGCAAGTACGGGCCGCAGTGA
- a CDS encoding MOSC domain-containing protein codes for MRLLSVNLGRPKAVPYTDQPQGLTGIDKRPVEGPVRIAAPGPKGVGASGLAGDTVCDLRHHGGDDQAVYAVAREDLDDWERELGRSLADGSFGENLTTTGLDVSGALIGEHWRVGPDVVLEVTSGRIPCLTFQGHLGEKRWVRRFTEKAATGAYLRVVVPGEVRAGDPVTVVHRPDHEVTARMEFRAVTTHRELLPRLLAAGDALHPEALAKARAYLEKYGAAADEERSGTAAG; via the coding sequence ATGAGGCTTCTGTCTGTGAACCTGGGCCGTCCGAAGGCCGTGCCGTACACCGATCAGCCGCAGGGACTGACCGGTATCGACAAGCGACCGGTCGAGGGACCCGTGCGGATCGCCGCCCCCGGCCCCAAGGGGGTCGGAGCGAGCGGACTGGCCGGGGACACCGTGTGCGACCTGCGCCACCACGGCGGGGACGACCAGGCGGTGTACGCCGTCGCCCGTGAGGACCTCGACGACTGGGAGCGCGAGCTGGGGCGTTCCCTGGCGGACGGCTCGTTCGGCGAGAACCTCACCACCACCGGGCTCGACGTCTCCGGCGCGCTGATCGGCGAGCACTGGCGCGTCGGACCCGACGTCGTGCTGGAGGTGACCTCCGGGCGGATACCGTGCCTCACCTTCCAGGGACACCTCGGCGAGAAGCGGTGGGTGCGGCGGTTCACCGAGAAGGCGGCCACGGGAGCGTATCTGCGGGTCGTCGTGCCGGGCGAGGTCCGCGCGGGGGATCCGGTGACGGTCGTCCACCGGCCGGACCACGAGGTGACGGCGCGGATGGAGTTCCGGGCCGTCACCACGCACCGGGAACTGCTGCCCCGGCTGCTCGCCGCGGGCGACGCCCTGCACCCGGAGGCGCTGGCGAAGGCCCGCGCGTACCTGGAGAAGTACGGGGCGGCGGCCGACGAGGAGCGGAGCGGGACGGCCGCGGGATGA